The Bombus vancouverensis nearcticus chromosome 12, iyBomVanc1_principal, whole genome shotgun sequence genome contains a region encoding:
- the Liprin-gamma gene encoding liprin protein kazrin isoform X2 — protein sequence MSAAVENGVETSKPRGVFSRAFAKRAQPFEEALNTLNRLNKEGEALALEDDLTTHPTLALMRRILADAQAKFRVMVEENAATGARLDGELERARGECATLRGELRDVRGALPVVLNNNNGAGNNNGVAGNTGNNNGTTSAGNNGGSPGQEGGEPQQQPQEDGKRLSAASSPVEKRSSASDKSASPIDKRTSPVDRKERTSPIDRRTSPIEKRNGSPSRSPSEKARRPYAPALEKTRLGGSGGSVDSRSGSASPDRGSSNRTFFHRGASDRSSAERLRISAGNRDSLRSSKEMNDQEKDIDKDLVDGDVRAEEDNEPPGPAPGSRPSSPANSLGIGDPLVASRLSNIHGGGGSTGSVELASTRRLRLENERLVAEVARLRRLLFSGAARGEVGSEDAALEEEARFVALEMELQHAKEALQALKADRKRLKAEKFDLLNQMKALYGTLEDKERELRDFIRNYEQRMRENEATLGRLQQQGVGMPSEERERERERERWSLLRAARDEADRSLSLAASLADKEAALSHAHATIKELQRQLAERGGSGGICLSDQESLVSFPRGSVNGAATPGAGSSSGGGGCGIIPHMNSQPPLGSTELGVTVGNVGNAAGAGSSGGQAGDRGSCSADSGVRGSSDRESGGATSVGGNLSDSTTDGTPTITVEGSGLDMDSISVVSSIAPSHMYQSTTPKDCSPTLSPLNAFSRSMDNSSLSRSVEQLSSPLESEPRRNKQSTPVAAPAAHSRSSATRGGTWGSISRVFARTRHRKAANNSSGGSGSNEGSDSFDPYRSWSPLTEEGYAEKLRLLREAASVPMERWRAPTVLAWLEVALGMPQYGPRCAENVKSGKVLLELSDAELEAGLGVTHPLHRKKLRLAIEEHRHPSLVRYPCIAQLGHTWVSSEWLPDLGLAQYSESFATNMVDARMLDHLSKKELEKLLGVTRKFHQASIVHGIHLLRMLNYDRQALAVRRHQCEQMDTDPLVWTNQRFIRWARNIDLTEYAENLKDSGVHGALVVLEPSFTGDTMATALGIPPAKQMIRRHLTAELEALVVPARSQLEVVPRNSTSGGRPMSTVSAGGSLGRGSRALHLQHHQSSLSALHMTTNHSGTVDRRRSSLRLSWKSSQGSLSRAFGFRPRSEKASPSSSSDTGSLASQYMSSARSNSPPPPQLPPRPITGNKRHRRVKSIGDIDYITSAAYGSYSGYSNVLHGDQYQYQQTSNYYQLKGGYYSPQSTGPPFPGVQRYGSLAEEAWSCTTKDDSGNPKTNPRTYLA from the exons GCAAAATTTCGCGTGATGGTGGAGGAGAACGCAGCGACTGGCGCCCGGCTTGACGGGGAGCTGGAACGAGCCAGGGGCGAGTGTGCCACGCTTCGCGGAGAGCTGAGGGACGTTCGTGGCGCTTTGCCGGTGGTGTTGAACAATAACAACGGCGCTGGGAACAACAACGGGGTGGCTGGGAACACCGGCAACAACAACGGAACAACCAGCGCGGGTAATAATGGCGGTAGCCCTGGACAAGAGGGCGGCGAGCCGCAGCAACAGCCGCAAGAGGACGGGAAAAGGCTCAGCGCCGCGAGTAGCCCTGTCGAGAAGAGGAGCTCCGCCAGCGACAAGTCAGCTAGTCCTATCGATAAGAGAACCAGTCCTGTAGACAGGAAGGAGAGAACCAGTCCTATCGATCGACGAACCAGTCCTATAG AAAAACGAAATGGCTCGCCAAGTCGCAGTCCAAGCGAAAAAGCACGTCGACCGTACGCTCCAGCGTTGGAGAAAACGCGACTTGGTGGTTCTGGCGGAAGCGTGGACTCTCGTTCCGGAAGCGCCAGTCCGGACCGAGGATCCAGCAACAGAACTTTCTTCCATCGTGGCGCTAGCGATCGATCGAGCGCCGAGAGACTTCGAATATCGGCTGGCAACCGCGACTCCTTGCGATCATCGAAGGAGATGAACGACCAGGAGAAAGATATAGACAAGGATCTGGTGGACGGTGATGTGAGGGCCGAAGAGGACAATGAACCACCTGGACCAGCCCCAGGCAGCAGACCCTCGTCGCCAGCTAATTCCCTGG GAATTGGTGATCCATTGGTAGCATCGAGGTTATCAAACATTCATGGCGGTGGTGGTAGCACCGGTTCGGTGGAACTAGCCAGCACGAGGCGACTTCGACTGGAGAATGAACGTCTGGTGGCTGAGGTAGCAAGATTGAGAAGATTGCTATTCAGTGGAGCGGCACGTGGCGAAGTTGGCTCCGAGGATGCGGCACTCGAGGAGGAAGCACGATTTGTTGCTCTTGAAATGGAACTGCAACACGCCAAAGAAGCTCTCCAGGCACTTAAAGCCGATCGCAAGAGGCTCAAGGCCGAAAAGTTCGATCTTCTTAATCAAATGAAGGCACTTTATGGCACCCTGGAGGACAAGGAACGGGAATTACGGGACTTTATCAGGAACTACGAACAG CGGATGCGAGAGAACGAAGCGACTTTAGGACGCCTTCAACAGCAAGGAGTCGGTATGCCTTCGGAGGAACGCGAACGCGAAAGGGAAAGGGAACGTTGGAGCCTGCTAAGGGCTGCAAGGGACGAGGCCGATCGAAGTCTCAGCCTTGCGGCTAGTTTGGCCGACAAAGAAGCCGCCCTTTCGCACGCACACGCGACTATAAAAGAG CTACAGCGTCAATTGGCGGAAAGAGGTGGCAGCGGTGGTATCTGCTTGAGCGACCAGGAATCCTTGGTCTCGTTCCCGAGAGGCAGCGTGAATGGAGCCGCGACACCGGGCGCCGGAAGTAGCAGCGGTGGCGGTGGTTGTGGTATCATCCCTCATATGAATTCTCAACCGCCATTAGGCAGCACAGAGCTAGGAGTGACCGTTGGGAACGTCGGCAATGCGGCAGGTGCTGGCTCTTCCGGTGGACAGGCGGGCGATCGCGGAAGTTGCAGCGCGGACAGCGGTGTTCGAGGATCTAGCGACAGGGAAAGCGGTGGCGCAACCAGCGTGGGCGGAAATCTTTCAGATTCTACTACAGACG GCACGCCGACAATTACGGTCGAGGGAAGCGGTCTCGACATGGACAGCATCTCCGTGGTTTCCTCCATTGCACCATCCCACATGTACCAGT CGACCACGCCGAAAGATTGCAGCCCGACATTGTCGCCTCTGAACGCGTTCTCTAGGTCCATGGACAATTCCTCGTTATCGCGATCGGTCGAACAGTTGTCGAGTCCGTTAGAATCAGAACCAAGAAGAAACAAGCAAAGCACACCTGTCGCGGCACCTGCCGCGCATTCACGCTCCTCTGCGACTCGCGGGGGCACTTGGGGTTCTATTTCTAG AGTGTTTGCCCGTACACGACATCGAAAGGCGGCGAACAACTCGAGCGGTGGAAGCGGAAGTAACGAGGGTTCCGACAGTTTCGATCCTTATAGATCATGGTCGCCTCTCACGGAGGAAGGCTATGCTGAAAAGCTACGTTTACTCAGAGAAGCCGCATCCGTACCTATGGAGAGATGGAGGGCACCTACAGTCTTAGCGTGGTTGGAAGTTGCTCTTGGTATGCCACAATATGGTCCACGATGCGCTGAAAACGTTAAATCGGGAAAG GTTTTACTGGAACTAAGTGACGCAGAATTGGAAGCAGGATTAGGAGTGACCCATCCTCTTCATAGAAAGAAGCTCCGTTTAGCTATCGAAGAGCATCGACACCCGAGTCTCGTTCGATATCCGTGTATTGCTCAATTAGGTCACACGTGGGTCAGTTCAGAATGGTTGCCTGACCTTGGACTCGCTCAGTATTCTGAAAGTTTCGCAACTAACATGGTGGACGCACGGATGCTCGATCATCTGAGCAAAAAGGAACTCGAGAAGCTGCTTGGAGTGACCAGGAAGTTTCATCAGGCCAGCATCGTGCACGGAATTCATCTACTCCGAATGTTGAACTACGATCGTCAG GCACTCGCAGTTAGAAGACATCAATGCGAACAAATGGACACAGATCCTTTAGTTTGGACAAACCAGAGGTTCATTCGGTGGGCGAGGAATATCGATCTGACTGAATACGCTGAGAATTTAAAAG ATTCAGGTGTGCATGGCGCTCTGGTCGTGCTAGAACCATCCTTCACCGGCGACACCATGGCTACAGCTTTGGGTATACCACCAGCTAAACAGATGATCAGACGACACCTCACCGCCGAGCTCGAAGCCCTCGTCGTTCCAGCAAG AAGTCAGCTGGAGGTGGTCCCGAGGAACAGCACCAGCGGGGGTCGTCCGATGAGCACAGTGAGCGCGGGCGGTAGCCTCGGTCGTGGAAGCAGGGCGCTACATCTTCAGCATCATCAGAGCTCCCTGTCCGCCCTGCACATGACGACCAATCACTCGGGCACGGTCGATAGACGCAGATCCAGCCTCAGG TTGTCGTGGAAGAGCTCACAG GGATCGTTAAGCAGAGCCTTTGGATTTCGACCCAGAAGCGAGAAGGCCTCTCCATCTTCTTCGTCGGATACCGGAAGCCTGGCTAGTCAGTATATGAGCAGCGCTCGCAGCAATTCTCCTCCACCCCCGCAACTACCACCTAGACCCATCACAGGCAACAAAAGACATCGCCGAGTGAAGAGTATAGGTGACATCGACTATATAACAAGCGCAGCA TATGGCTCGTATTCCGGCTACAGCAACGTTCTGCACGGCGATCAGTACCAGTACCAACAGACTAGTAATTATTATCAACTGAAGGGCGGTTATTACTCACCACAGAGCACCGGGCCGCCATTTCCAGGGGTTCAGAGATACGGAAGCTTAGCGGAGGAGGCCTGGTCGTGCACCACGAAAGACGACTCTGGCAATCCCAAAACGAACCCCAGGACTTACCTAGCTTAG
- the Liprin-gamma gene encoding liprin protein kazrin isoform X7, translating into MSAAVENGVETSKPRGVFSRAFAKRAQPFEEALNTLNRLNKEGEALALEDDLTTHPTLALMRRILADAQAKFRVMVEENAATGARLDGELERARGECATLRGELRDVRGALPVVLNNNNGAGNNNGVAGNTGNNNGTTSAGNNGGSPGQEGGEPQQQPQEDGKRLSAASSPVEKRSSASDKSASPIDKRTSPVDRKERTSPIDRRTSPIEKRNGSPSRSPSEKARRPYAPALEKTRLGGSGGSVDSRSGSASPDRGSSNRTFFHRGASDRSSAERLRISAGNRDSLRSSKEMNDQEKDIDKDLVDGDVRAEEDNEPPGPAPGSRPSSPANSLGIGDPLVASRLSNIHGGGGSTGSVELASTRRLRLENERLVAEVARLRRLLFSGAARGEVGSEDAALEEEARFVALEMELQHAKEALQALKADRKRLKAEKFDLLNQMKALYGTLEDKERELRDFIRNYEQRMRENEATLGRLQQQGVGMPSEERERERERERWSLLRAARDEADRSLSLAASLADKEAALSHAHATIKELQRQLAERGGSGGICLSDQESLVSFPRGSVNGAATPGAGSSSGGGGCGIIPHMNSQPPLGSTELGVTVGNVGNAAGAGSSGGQAGDRGSCSADSGVRGSSDRESGGATSVGGNLSDSTTDGTPTITVEGSGLDMDSISVVSSIAPSHMYQSTTPKDCSPTLSPLNAFSRSMDNSSLSRSVEQLSSPLESEPRRNKQSTPVAAPAAHSRSSATRGGTWGSISRVFARTRHRKAANNSSGGSGSNEGSDSFDPYRSWSPLTEEGYAEKLRLLREAASVPMERWRAPTVLAWLEVALGMPQYGPRCAENVKSGKVLLELSDAELEAGLGVTHPLHRKKLRLAIEEHRHPSLVRYPCIAQLGHTWVSSEWLPDLGLAQYSESFATNMVDARMLDHLSKKELEKLLGVTRKFHQASIVHGIHLLRMLNYDRQALAVRRHQCEQMDTDPLVWTNQRFIRWARNIDLTEYAENLKDSGVHGALVVLEPSFTGDTMATALGIPPAKQMIRRHLTAELEALVVPARSQLEVVPRNSTSGGRPMSTVSAGGSLGRGSRALHLQHHQSSLSALHMTTNHSGTVDRRRSSLRGSLSRAFGFRPRSEKASPSSSSDTGSLASQYMSSARSNSPPPPQLPPRPITGNKRHRRVKSIGDIDYITSAAVSTPV; encoded by the exons GCAAAATTTCGCGTGATGGTGGAGGAGAACGCAGCGACTGGCGCCCGGCTTGACGGGGAGCTGGAACGAGCCAGGGGCGAGTGTGCCACGCTTCGCGGAGAGCTGAGGGACGTTCGTGGCGCTTTGCCGGTGGTGTTGAACAATAACAACGGCGCTGGGAACAACAACGGGGTGGCTGGGAACACCGGCAACAACAACGGAACAACCAGCGCGGGTAATAATGGCGGTAGCCCTGGACAAGAGGGCGGCGAGCCGCAGCAACAGCCGCAAGAGGACGGGAAAAGGCTCAGCGCCGCGAGTAGCCCTGTCGAGAAGAGGAGCTCCGCCAGCGACAAGTCAGCTAGTCCTATCGATAAGAGAACCAGTCCTGTAGACAGGAAGGAGAGAACCAGTCCTATCGATCGACGAACCAGTCCTATAG AAAAACGAAATGGCTCGCCAAGTCGCAGTCCAAGCGAAAAAGCACGTCGACCGTACGCTCCAGCGTTGGAGAAAACGCGACTTGGTGGTTCTGGCGGAAGCGTGGACTCTCGTTCCGGAAGCGCCAGTCCGGACCGAGGATCCAGCAACAGAACTTTCTTCCATCGTGGCGCTAGCGATCGATCGAGCGCCGAGAGACTTCGAATATCGGCTGGCAACCGCGACTCCTTGCGATCATCGAAGGAGATGAACGACCAGGAGAAAGATATAGACAAGGATCTGGTGGACGGTGATGTGAGGGCCGAAGAGGACAATGAACCACCTGGACCAGCCCCAGGCAGCAGACCCTCGTCGCCAGCTAATTCCCTGG GAATTGGTGATCCATTGGTAGCATCGAGGTTATCAAACATTCATGGCGGTGGTGGTAGCACCGGTTCGGTGGAACTAGCCAGCACGAGGCGACTTCGACTGGAGAATGAACGTCTGGTGGCTGAGGTAGCAAGATTGAGAAGATTGCTATTCAGTGGAGCGGCACGTGGCGAAGTTGGCTCCGAGGATGCGGCACTCGAGGAGGAAGCACGATTTGTTGCTCTTGAAATGGAACTGCAACACGCCAAAGAAGCTCTCCAGGCACTTAAAGCCGATCGCAAGAGGCTCAAGGCCGAAAAGTTCGATCTTCTTAATCAAATGAAGGCACTTTATGGCACCCTGGAGGACAAGGAACGGGAATTACGGGACTTTATCAGGAACTACGAACAG CGGATGCGAGAGAACGAAGCGACTTTAGGACGCCTTCAACAGCAAGGAGTCGGTATGCCTTCGGAGGAACGCGAACGCGAAAGGGAAAGGGAACGTTGGAGCCTGCTAAGGGCTGCAAGGGACGAGGCCGATCGAAGTCTCAGCCTTGCGGCTAGTTTGGCCGACAAAGAAGCCGCCCTTTCGCACGCACACGCGACTATAAAAGAG CTACAGCGTCAATTGGCGGAAAGAGGTGGCAGCGGTGGTATCTGCTTGAGCGACCAGGAATCCTTGGTCTCGTTCCCGAGAGGCAGCGTGAATGGAGCCGCGACACCGGGCGCCGGAAGTAGCAGCGGTGGCGGTGGTTGTGGTATCATCCCTCATATGAATTCTCAACCGCCATTAGGCAGCACAGAGCTAGGAGTGACCGTTGGGAACGTCGGCAATGCGGCAGGTGCTGGCTCTTCCGGTGGACAGGCGGGCGATCGCGGAAGTTGCAGCGCGGACAGCGGTGTTCGAGGATCTAGCGACAGGGAAAGCGGTGGCGCAACCAGCGTGGGCGGAAATCTTTCAGATTCTACTACAGACG GCACGCCGACAATTACGGTCGAGGGAAGCGGTCTCGACATGGACAGCATCTCCGTGGTTTCCTCCATTGCACCATCCCACATGTACCAGT CGACCACGCCGAAAGATTGCAGCCCGACATTGTCGCCTCTGAACGCGTTCTCTAGGTCCATGGACAATTCCTCGTTATCGCGATCGGTCGAACAGTTGTCGAGTCCGTTAGAATCAGAACCAAGAAGAAACAAGCAAAGCACACCTGTCGCGGCACCTGCCGCGCATTCACGCTCCTCTGCGACTCGCGGGGGCACTTGGGGTTCTATTTCTAG AGTGTTTGCCCGTACACGACATCGAAAGGCGGCGAACAACTCGAGCGGTGGAAGCGGAAGTAACGAGGGTTCCGACAGTTTCGATCCTTATAGATCATGGTCGCCTCTCACGGAGGAAGGCTATGCTGAAAAGCTACGTTTACTCAGAGAAGCCGCATCCGTACCTATGGAGAGATGGAGGGCACCTACAGTCTTAGCGTGGTTGGAAGTTGCTCTTGGTATGCCACAATATGGTCCACGATGCGCTGAAAACGTTAAATCGGGAAAG GTTTTACTGGAACTAAGTGACGCAGAATTGGAAGCAGGATTAGGAGTGACCCATCCTCTTCATAGAAAGAAGCTCCGTTTAGCTATCGAAGAGCATCGACACCCGAGTCTCGTTCGATATCCGTGTATTGCTCAATTAGGTCACACGTGGGTCAGTTCAGAATGGTTGCCTGACCTTGGACTCGCTCAGTATTCTGAAAGTTTCGCAACTAACATGGTGGACGCACGGATGCTCGATCATCTGAGCAAAAAGGAACTCGAGAAGCTGCTTGGAGTGACCAGGAAGTTTCATCAGGCCAGCATCGTGCACGGAATTCATCTACTCCGAATGTTGAACTACGATCGTCAG GCACTCGCAGTTAGAAGACATCAATGCGAACAAATGGACACAGATCCTTTAGTTTGGACAAACCAGAGGTTCATTCGGTGGGCGAGGAATATCGATCTGACTGAATACGCTGAGAATTTAAAAG ATTCAGGTGTGCATGGCGCTCTGGTCGTGCTAGAACCATCCTTCACCGGCGACACCATGGCTACAGCTTTGGGTATACCACCAGCTAAACAGATGATCAGACGACACCTCACCGCCGAGCTCGAAGCCCTCGTCGTTCCAGCAAG AAGTCAGCTGGAGGTGGTCCCGAGGAACAGCACCAGCGGGGGTCGTCCGATGAGCACAGTGAGCGCGGGCGGTAGCCTCGGTCGTGGAAGCAGGGCGCTACATCTTCAGCATCATCAGAGCTCCCTGTCCGCCCTGCACATGACGACCAATCACTCGGGCACGGTCGATAGACGCAGATCCAGCCTCAGG GGATCGTTAAGCAGAGCCTTTGGATTTCGACCCAGAAGCGAGAAGGCCTCTCCATCTTCTTCGTCGGATACCGGAAGCCTGGCTAGTCAGTATATGAGCAGCGCTCGCAGCAATTCTCCTCCACCCCCGCAACTACCACCTAGACCCATCACAGGCAACAAAAGACATCGCCGAGTGAAGAGTATAGGTGACATCGACTATATAACAAGCGCAGCAGTAAGCACGCCCGTTTGA
- the Liprin-gamma gene encoding liprin protein kazrin isoform X8, producing MSAAVENGVETSKPRGVFSRAFAKRAQPFEEALNTLNRLNKEGEALALEDDLTTHPTLALMRRILADAQAKFRVMVEENAATGARLDGELERARGECATLRGELRDVRGALPVVLNNNNGAGNNNGVAGNTGNNNGTTSAGNNGGSPGQEGGEPQQQPQEDGKRLSAASSPVEKRSSASDKSASPIDKRTSPVDRKERTSPIDRRTSPIEKRNGSPSRSPSEKARRPYAPALEKTRLGGSGGSVDSRSGSASPDRGSSNRTFFHRGASDRSSAERLRISAGNRDSLRSSKEMNDQEKDIDKDLVDGDVRAEEDNEPPGPAPGSRPSSPANSLGIGDPLVASRLSNIHGGGGSTGSVELASTRRLRLENERLVAEVARLRRLLFSGAARGEVGSEDAALEEEARFVALEMELQHAKEALQALKADRKRLKAEKFDLLNQMKALYGTLEDKERELRDFIRNYEQRMRENEATLGRLQQQGVGMPSEERERERERERWSLLRAARDEADRSLSLAASLADKEAALSHAHATIKELQRQLAERGGSGGICLSDQESLVSFPRGSVNGAATPGAGSSSGGGGCGIIPHMNSQPPLGSTELGVTVGNVGNAAGAGSSGGQAGDRGSCSADSGVRGSSDRESGGATSVGGNLSDSTTDGTPTITVEGSGLDMDSISVVSSIAPSHMYQSATTPKDCSPTLSPLNAFSRSMDNSSLSRSVEQLSSPLESEPRRNKQSTPVAAPAAHSRSSATRGGTWGSISRVFARTRHRKAANNSSGGSGSNEGSDSFDPYRSWSPLTEEGYAEKLRLLREAASVPMERWRAPTVLAWLEVALGMPQYGPRCAENVKSGKVLLELSDAELEAGLGVTHPLHRKKLRLAIEEHRHPSLVRYPCIAQLGHTWVSSEWLPDLGLAQYSESFATNMVDARMLDHLSKKELEKLLGVTRKFHQASIVHGIHLLRMLNYDRQALAVRRHQCEQMDTDPLVWTNQRFIRWARNIDLTEYAENLKDSGVHGALVVLEPSFTGDTMATALGIPPAKQMIRRHLTAELEALVVPARDR from the exons GCAAAATTTCGCGTGATGGTGGAGGAGAACGCAGCGACTGGCGCCCGGCTTGACGGGGAGCTGGAACGAGCCAGGGGCGAGTGTGCCACGCTTCGCGGAGAGCTGAGGGACGTTCGTGGCGCTTTGCCGGTGGTGTTGAACAATAACAACGGCGCTGGGAACAACAACGGGGTGGCTGGGAACACCGGCAACAACAACGGAACAACCAGCGCGGGTAATAATGGCGGTAGCCCTGGACAAGAGGGCGGCGAGCCGCAGCAACAGCCGCAAGAGGACGGGAAAAGGCTCAGCGCCGCGAGTAGCCCTGTCGAGAAGAGGAGCTCCGCCAGCGACAAGTCAGCTAGTCCTATCGATAAGAGAACCAGTCCTGTAGACAGGAAGGAGAGAACCAGTCCTATCGATCGACGAACCAGTCCTATAG AAAAACGAAATGGCTCGCCAAGTCGCAGTCCAAGCGAAAAAGCACGTCGACCGTACGCTCCAGCGTTGGAGAAAACGCGACTTGGTGGTTCTGGCGGAAGCGTGGACTCTCGTTCCGGAAGCGCCAGTCCGGACCGAGGATCCAGCAACAGAACTTTCTTCCATCGTGGCGCTAGCGATCGATCGAGCGCCGAGAGACTTCGAATATCGGCTGGCAACCGCGACTCCTTGCGATCATCGAAGGAGATGAACGACCAGGAGAAAGATATAGACAAGGATCTGGTGGACGGTGATGTGAGGGCCGAAGAGGACAATGAACCACCTGGACCAGCCCCAGGCAGCAGACCCTCGTCGCCAGCTAATTCCCTGG GAATTGGTGATCCATTGGTAGCATCGAGGTTATCAAACATTCATGGCGGTGGTGGTAGCACCGGTTCGGTGGAACTAGCCAGCACGAGGCGACTTCGACTGGAGAATGAACGTCTGGTGGCTGAGGTAGCAAGATTGAGAAGATTGCTATTCAGTGGAGCGGCACGTGGCGAAGTTGGCTCCGAGGATGCGGCACTCGAGGAGGAAGCACGATTTGTTGCTCTTGAAATGGAACTGCAACACGCCAAAGAAGCTCTCCAGGCACTTAAAGCCGATCGCAAGAGGCTCAAGGCCGAAAAGTTCGATCTTCTTAATCAAATGAAGGCACTTTATGGCACCCTGGAGGACAAGGAACGGGAATTACGGGACTTTATCAGGAACTACGAACAG CGGATGCGAGAGAACGAAGCGACTTTAGGACGCCTTCAACAGCAAGGAGTCGGTATGCCTTCGGAGGAACGCGAACGCGAAAGGGAAAGGGAACGTTGGAGCCTGCTAAGGGCTGCAAGGGACGAGGCCGATCGAAGTCTCAGCCTTGCGGCTAGTTTGGCCGACAAAGAAGCCGCCCTTTCGCACGCACACGCGACTATAAAAGAG CTACAGCGTCAATTGGCGGAAAGAGGTGGCAGCGGTGGTATCTGCTTGAGCGACCAGGAATCCTTGGTCTCGTTCCCGAGAGGCAGCGTGAATGGAGCCGCGACACCGGGCGCCGGAAGTAGCAGCGGTGGCGGTGGTTGTGGTATCATCCCTCATATGAATTCTCAACCGCCATTAGGCAGCACAGAGCTAGGAGTGACCGTTGGGAACGTCGGCAATGCGGCAGGTGCTGGCTCTTCCGGTGGACAGGCGGGCGATCGCGGAAGTTGCAGCGCGGACAGCGGTGTTCGAGGATCTAGCGACAGGGAAAGCGGTGGCGCAACCAGCGTGGGCGGAAATCTTTCAGATTCTACTACAGACG GCACGCCGACAATTACGGTCGAGGGAAGCGGTCTCGACATGGACAGCATCTCCGTGGTTTCCTCCATTGCACCATCCCACATGTACCAGT CAGCGACCACGCCGAAAGATTGCAGCCCGACATTGTCGCCTCTGAACGCGTTCTCTAGGTCCATGGACAATTCCTCGTTATCGCGATCGGTCGAACAGTTGTCGAGTCCGTTAGAATCAGAACCAAGAAGAAACAAGCAAAGCACACCTGTCGCGGCACCTGCCGCGCATTCACGCTCCTCTGCGACTCGCGGGGGCACTTGGGGTTCTATTTCTAG AGTGTTTGCCCGTACACGACATCGAAAGGCGGCGAACAACTCGAGCGGTGGAAGCGGAAGTAACGAGGGTTCCGACAGTTTCGATCCTTATAGATCATGGTCGCCTCTCACGGAGGAAGGCTATGCTGAAAAGCTACGTTTACTCAGAGAAGCCGCATCCGTACCTATGGAGAGATGGAGGGCACCTACAGTCTTAGCGTGGTTGGAAGTTGCTCTTGGTATGCCACAATATGGTCCACGATGCGCTGAAAACGTTAAATCGGGAAAG GTTTTACTGGAACTAAGTGACGCAGAATTGGAAGCAGGATTAGGAGTGACCCATCCTCTTCATAGAAAGAAGCTCCGTTTAGCTATCGAAGAGCATCGACACCCGAGTCTCGTTCGATATCCGTGTATTGCTCAATTAGGTCACACGTGGGTCAGTTCAGAATGGTTGCCTGACCTTGGACTCGCTCAGTATTCTGAAAGTTTCGCAACTAACATGGTGGACGCACGGATGCTCGATCATCTGAGCAAAAAGGAACTCGAGAAGCTGCTTGGAGTGACCAGGAAGTTTCATCAGGCCAGCATCGTGCACGGAATTCATCTACTCCGAATGTTGAACTACGATCGTCAG GCACTCGCAGTTAGAAGACATCAATGCGAACAAATGGACACAGATCCTTTAGTTTGGACAAACCAGAGGTTCATTCGGTGGGCGAGGAATATCGATCTGACTGAATACGCTGAGAATTTAAAAG ATTCAGGTGTGCATGGCGCTCTGGTCGTGCTAGAACCATCCTTCACCGGCGACACCATGGCTACAGCTTTGGGTATACCACCAGCTAAACAGATGATCAGACGACACCTCACCGCCGAGCTCGAAGCCCTCGTCGTTCCAGCAAG GGATCGTTAA